The region ACGAATTCAACCAGGTGTTCTTCGAGAATGTGCGGGTGCCGGTGAAGAACCTGGTGGGCGAGGAGAACCAGGGCTGGTACATGGCCGTCCGCACCCTTGACATCGAGCGCTCCAACATCGGCTCAGCTGTGGGCCAGCAGCAGAACGTGGAGGACCTCATCCGCTTCGTGCAGGAGGCGCGGGGCAGCGGCCAGGAGAGGGTCTCCCTCCTCCCGTCCCTGCGCTACGAGCTGGCCGAGCGCTGGGTGGAGACGGAGATTTCGCTCCTCCTCTCGTACCGGGTGGTGACCATGCAGAACCGGGGCCTCATACCCAACTACGAGGCCTCGGCCACCAAGCTCTATTCGATGGAGCTGAACCAGCGCATCGCCAACACGGGCATGAAGGTGCTGGGCCTCTACGGGCAGCTGGCGCGGGGTCAGAAGTGGGCGCCCCTGCGGGGCCGTATCGAGTTCATGTACCTGCGCTCGGTGGCCAACACCATCGAGGGCGGCACCTCCGAGATCCAGCGCAACGTCATCGCCACTCGCGGTCTAGGCCTGCCCAGGGACTGAGGCCCGGGAGGGAGCCGAGCAGGGAGCAGCGAGGTCGCAGGCAAGGAGGACGGCCATGGACTTTCGCTTCACGCCCGAGGAGGAGGCCTTCCGCCAGGAGGTGCGGGAGTTCATCGAGAAGGAGTTCCCCCGCGACCTGCGGGGCACCATGCCCGAGGCAGGCCGCTACGGCGAGCAGCCAGAGCCCCTGCGCGAATGGCGGCGCAAGCTGGCCGCCCGCGGCTGGGTGGCGCCCGCCTGGCCCAAGGAATACGGCGGCGCCGGCATGACCGTCATGCAGCAGTTCATCTACAACCTGGAGATGGCGCGGGCGCGGGTGCCGCCGGTGGGCGGCCTGGGGGTCTCGGTGGTGGGCCCGACCCTGATCATCTACGGCAACGAGGAGCAGAAGAAGACCTACCTGCCCAAGATCCTTTCGGGCGAGCACATCTGGTGCCAGGGCTTCTCGGAGCCCAACGCCGGCTCCGACCTGGCCAGCCTGCAGACCTCGGCCGTCCGCGACGGCGACGAGTACGTCATCAACGGCCACAAGATATGGACATCGGCCGCCCACATGGCCCATTACATGCTGCTCCTCTGCCGCACCGACCCCAACGCGCCCAAGCACAAGGGCATCAGCTACATCATCGTCCCCATGAAGGACGAGAAGGGGAACCCGTATCCCGGGGTGACGGTGAAGCCCCTCATCAACATGGCGGGCCAGTATGGCTTCAACCAGGTCTTCTTCGACAACGTGCGGGTGCCGGTGAAGAACCTGGTCGGGGAAGAGAACCGGGGCTGGTACATGGCCGTCACCACGCTGGACATCGAGCGCTCCAACATCGGAGCGGCTGTGGGGCACCAGCAGACCATCGAGGACCTGATCGAGTTCGTGCGCGAGCAGCGCGGGCAGGGCCCCGAGCGACTGTCCCAGATGCCCTCCCTGCGCTACGAGCTGGCCGACCGCTGGGTAGAGGCAGAGGTGGCCCTTCTGCTCTCCTACAGGGTGGTGACCATGCAGAACCGGGGCCTGATACCCAACTACGAGGCCTCGGCCACCAAGCTCTACTCCTCGGAACTGAGCCAGCGCATCGCCAACACGGGCATGAAGGTACTGGGCCTCTACGGGCAGCTGGCGCCCCGCTCCAAGTGGGCGCCCCTGCGGGGCCGCATCGAGGCGGCCTACCTGACCAGCGTCGCCAGCACCATCGCCGGGGGCACCTCCGAGATCCAGCGCAACGTCATCGCCGGCAGGGGGCTGGGGCTGCCCAGGGACTGAGGCCCGGAGGGCACCCATGCAGATCTTCGCCGGGCAGGTCCGCTTCGGCATCCACGCTGGCCCCCAGAACACCACGTACGACGATTACCTGGCCCTCTGGCGGAAGGCCGAGGAGCTGGGCTACGACTGGGCGTCGGTCTTCGACCACTTCCTCCCTATTCAGGCCGATCCCTCCGGGCCGTGCCTGGAGGGGCTGAGCCTTCTGAGCGCCCTGGCTGCCCAGACCAGCCGCATCCGCTGCGGCATCCTGGTGGTGGGCAACACCTACCGCCATCCGGCGGTAGTGGCCAACATGGCCGCCACCATCGACCACGTGTCGCGAGGCCGCCTGGAGCTGGGCATGGGGGCGGCCTGGTTCGAGCTGGAGCACAGACAGTACGGCATCCCCTTCCCCAGCACGGGGCGCCGCATCCGCATGCTGGGCGAGGCGGTGAAGATCATCAAGTCCCTGTGGACGCAGGAGCGCACCACCTTCCAGGGGCGCTACTACACCCTGACGGACGCCTTCTGCCAGCCCAAGCCGGTCCAGCAGCCCCACATACCCCTCTGGGTAGGTGGCCAGGGCGAGAGGCTCACCCTGCGGGTGGTGGCCGAGTCGGCCGATGGCTGGAACACCTTCCTCATGCCTCTGGAGGCGTACCGGCACAAGCTGGCGGTGCTGGCCGAACACTGTCGGGAGGTGGGGCGCGACCCGGAGGACATCCGCAAGTCGCTGGTCTTCTCGGCTATCCTGCGCCCCAGCGAGGCCGAGGCCCGCGAGCGGGCCCAGCGGCTGGCCAGCGCTATGGGCACCACCCTCGAGGCGCTGCAAGGTCGGTTCATCATCGGCACGCCGGAGCAGTGCATCGAGCGGCTGTTGCCCTACGTGCACCTGGGGGTGGGCGACTTCCTGCTGGGCGCTCGGGCCCCCGCCGACCTGCCCACCCTGGAGCTGGTGGCGCGGGAGGTAGCCCCGGCCGTGAAGGCCGAGGGGAGCCGCATCCTCGCCTCTCGCGGTTAGGCCGGCGTCAGGGGATGACGCCCGCCTCCTTGAGGGCCACGATCTGCTCCCAGTCGTAGCCCAGCTCCAGCAGCACCTCCTCGGTGTGCTGGCCCAGCTCGGGGACGGGGCGCGTCACCTGCCAGGGCGTGCCGTGGAAGTCGGCTGGCGAGGCCACCAGACGCAGCTGTTGGCCATCCCCGGTTGGGACGGGCACGAAGACGCCCGCCTTATCGGCCATGGGGTCCTTCACCAGGTCGTTGACGTCCTGGACCGGCGCCCACCATACATCTTCGCGGTCGAAGACCTCCCCCCACTCAGCCAGGGTGCGCTGGGCGAAAATCCTGTCCAGCTCCTCCACCAGCTCGGGGGCGTTGAGCCGCCGCGCCTCGATGTTGGCGAAGCGGGGGTCCTCCATCAGGTCGGGGCGGCCGATAGCCCGACACAGGTCGGGCCAGTGGCGGTCGGCCTGCAACAGAAGGAGCCAGAACCAGCGCCCGTCCCCGGCCCGGTAACAGTTGATGAGGGGATTGGGGTGATGGAAGCGGTCGTAGGGCTTCACCTCGGCCCCGAGTCGAGAGGCCAGGGCGATATCCCAGCTCATCATGTAGGCACCGATGCGCATGAGGGAGACGCTCACCTTCTGGCCGCGGCCGGTGCGCTCGCGGTGGAAGAGGGCAGCGGCCACGGCCCCGGCGGCGCTCTGCCCCGCCATGTGGTCGCCCATGCCGCCGCGTTGCTGGGGTGGCGGGCCATCGCTGCTCATGAGCATGGCAGCCACAGCGCCCCGCGACCAGAAGGCGCCCACATCGTAGGCGGCCCGGTCCCGCTCCTCGTGGTCCGTACCGTAGCCACTGATGTGGCAGTAGACCAGGCGCGGGTTGAGGGCCGAAAGCTCCTCGTACGAGAGGCCCAGGTCCGCGAGGGCACGGGGCCGCAGGTTGGTCACGAAGACGTCAGCCCTCTCCAGCAGCCGATAGGCGATGCGCCTGCCCTGCTCGTGCCCCAGGTCCAGGGCCAGGCTGCGCTTGCCGCGGTTGTCCTGCTCAAACGGGGGGTTCACCGGCGCCGGCAAGCCCAGGGCACTGGCGAAGAGTCCCCGGAAGGGGTCGCCGTTGGGCGGCTCCAGCTTGATCACCTCAGCGCCCCAGTCGGCCAGGATGGCGGCGCAGGAAGGCCCCGCCACCCAGAAGGCCAGCTCCACCACCTTGATGCCCTCCAAAGGACCGGCCATGGCTCGTGCCTCCCGTCGCACGGCTTTTTCCTTTTTTGCTACGAGCTTACGCCCTTCCCCGGCCGCTGGCAACGGCGCCATTGACACCAGGGCAGGCCCGCCCTAGCTTTAGGCCGAACCGCGCACGGGGCACCGAATCCGAGACAGCACGGAGGCCATCATGGGGGCCAGAGAGGAGATAGAGCGCCTCATCTACGAGTATGCTTCGCGGCTGGACGCCGGCGACCTGCACGGTGTGGGCGCCCTCTTCGCCCAGGGCGAGATCGTTTCGGGCGACAATGTGGCTCGCGGCGCCGAAGAGGTGGAGGCCCTATACCGCCAGTGGGTCCGCATATACCCCGACGGCACTCCCAGGACCAAGCACCTCACCGCCAACGTGGTGGTGGAGGTGGACGAGGCGAGGGGCACGGCCAGCGCCCGGTCAGTCTTCGTCGTCTTCCAGCAGACCGACAGCCTGCCCCTACAGCCCATCATCGCCGGGCGTTACGAGGACGAGTTCGCCCGCAGGGGTGACGAATGGTGTTTCAGGCGTCGCCGCATCATCAGCGAGCTGTTCGGCGACCTGAGCCAGCACCTGCTGAACCCCTTCCAGGGCTGACGGGCGGTCAACGACGGCCTCGGGATCCCTAGTGGCCGCGGAAGTTGGGCTCCCTCTTCTCCAGGAAGGCAGCCAGCCCCTCCCTGGCGTCCTCGGTCTGGGCGGCGGTCATACCGGCGAACTCCTCGTAGAGGAGCATCTCCTCCAGGTTGGAGCTGAGGGACTTATAGATGGCGCGGCGGGCCAGCTCCACCGCCACCGAAGCGCCGCGGGCGAACTGCCGGGCGTAGCGCAGGGCGGCCTCCAGGGCGCGGCCCTCCTCCACCACTTCGTCCACCAGGCCCATGGCGAGGGCCTCCTGAGCGCCGAGGAGGACGCCGGTGGTGACCATCCACAGGGCCTTGGGCAGCCCCACGATGCGGGGCAGGAAGTAGGAGAGACCGCAGTCGGGCGCGAGGCCGCGGCGCACGAAGATGGCCGAGAGGCGGGCAGTGCTGTCGGCTATGCGACGGTCGGCAGCCAGGGCGAAGGCCAGCCCGGCCCCCACCGCCGGGCCGGCGATGGCGGCGATGACGGGCTTGTCGACGCCCACTATGGCGCGGGTGACGTCTCCGAAGCCCCAGAGGGGCGAGCGCACCACGTAGCGGGGGCGGCCCTCCACCCTGAGTTCGGGCGAGCTGGCGTCCTCCGAGGAAAGGTCCAGGCCGGCGCAGAAGGCCTTGCCCGCACCCGTCAACACTACCGCCTTCACATCGTCCCGGTCCCGTAGGCCCCACAGGGTCTGGGCCAGCTGGTGGGCGGCCGTCCTGGTGACCGAGTTCAGTCGCTGCGGCCGGTTGATGGTGACCACCGCCACCCCATCGTCGACCTCGAGAAGGATGTCGTCGCTCATGCGGCTCCTATGGCGAAACAGTCATGGTGTTCAGGAAGAGTCTACCGTGGAGGGACGAGGGATGCAAACCGCTGCGGGTGTGTCGCCGCCGTGGGGCCTGGGCGTCCTGGAGCCACCGGTGGGACTCGAACCCACGACACGCGGTTTACGAAACCGCTGCTCTGCCGCTGAGCTACGGTGGCCCCGATAGCACATTTTAGGCGCGGGCGCCGCCCGCGTCAGCCCCCGCAGCGCCCTTGACAGGGACACCGACTCACCCCAGCATGGGCCTAGACCTGCGAGGAGAGGAACAGGCGATGCAAGACCGCCCCACCGTCCAGGAGCTGCTGGCACAGGTGGAGCGCTTCCTCCAAGAGGAGGCGGCACCGCGACTGGAAGGGTCCCTGCGCTTTCATGCCCTGGTGGCGGCCAATGCCCTGCGCATCGTGCAGCGGGAGCTGCAGCTGGCCGAGGGCCAAATACAGGCCCAGTGGCAGGCCCTGGACGACCTCTTGGGCCCCGAGCCCATGCCCCCGGGCGAGCAGGCCCGCCGCGAGGCCCTCCAGCGACGGGTGGCCGAGGTCTGCCGCCGTATCCGCGAGGGCGACGCCGACCAGGAAGGGCCCTTCCGACGTCGCCTCCTCTCGTACCTCGAGCTGCTGACCCGCCACAAGCTGGAGGTGAACGACCCGGGCTGGCTGGAGCGGCCTAGGGCCTAGACAGGCGAGGCCCCATCGGCCTGCAATGGGTGTAATGCCGCCCTGAGCAGAGAGTCTATATGGTCGAGAGACGATGGGGCGCATCGCGCTGGGTCTGGCCCTCGTGTCCACGGCCCTCCTCTCGGGGGCACCGCCTTCCTCCGAGGCAGCGGCCGACTCTCCCTACGGCGCGGTGCTGGTCATGGGGGTCGCTGACCTTCGCGACCCCACTCCGTCCCTGCGGGCCATGGAGCTGGCCGCCCGGGCAGGCATCGTGTGGATCCGTATGGGCTTCCCCTGGAGCTGGGTGGAGGGCACGCCCGGGCGCTTCAACTGGGCCACCCACGACGTCCTGGTAGCCAAGGCCCGCTCCCTGGGCCTGGAGGTCATGGGCAGCCTGGGTTACACCGCCGTCTGGGCCTCCTCCGCCCCGCCGGAGGTGACCCGCGCCGTGGACCGGGAGCGTTACCCTCCCAGGGACTATGAGGCCTGGGGCCGCTATGTCTATCAGACTGTCTCCCGCTACCGGGGCCAGGTGCGCTACTGGGAGGTGTGGAACGAGCCCGACCTGGGCGGCGAGGGTCCTTTCGGGTTCTGGCGGGCCAGCGAGGCCGAGTTCGCCCGCCTGCTGGCGGTGGCCTACCAGAACGTGAAGCGGGCCGATCCCCAAGCACGGGTGGTCATCGGTGGACTGTCCCTGGGCGGGAGTCCGGGCGTGCTCAACGAGGACTTCTTCCCCCGTATCCTGCGCGACCCCACCTATCCGGCCGCCCGCTACTTTGATATCGCCGCCTTCCACCAGTACGGCAGCAGGGACACGGCCCGCCAGCGCTTTCTCTACGTGCGGGGCGAACTGGAGAAGGTGGGCGCCGGGGACAAGCCAATATGGGTGACGGAGGTGGGCGCCACCAGCGAGTCGCGGCCCCAGGACCCGCCCCAGTACCGGGGGCCTGAAGGGCAGGCCCGCTACGTGCGCGACATGCTGCCCTACCTTTTGCAGCTGGGCGCCCAGAAGGTCTTCTGGTTCTCCCTGACCGACGCCCAGCTATCGGGCGGCAACTTCATCAGCCACGGACTGCTGGACAGCCAGCTCGCTCCCAAGCCGGCCTACTACGCCTATCGCGAGCTGACGGGGGCAGCCAGCAGCGACGGGGGCGGCCTCCGGCCACAGCCCACGCCCATCGTCGCCCCTGCCCAGCCGGTCGCCACCCCTCCCGCTGCGCCGGTAGAAGCCGCGCCGGAGCCCGTCACCGACGGAACGGTAGCCGTGGACGAGACCGCCGCTGGCGGAGGCGAGCCGCCCCCTTCGCCGGCAACAGAGCGGAGCAGGGGCTTTCCCTGGCCGGCAGCCATAACCGGGGCGGGTGCAGCCCTGGTGGCTGGCGGCCTGGCGGCCGCCTGGCGCCTGCGCCGTCGCTCCGGCTAGCAGCTACTGGACCTGGTCCAGAAACTCGGAGATGCCCAGCCCCACGGCGTCGCCGCAGCGGTATTCGGTCATCCCCTCGCCGATGTGGGTGACGTGGCCAGCACGACGGTTGCGCAGGGGCGCGTAGCCCACCACGCGCCCCTCGATGATCAGCCGTTCGCCCTCCAGCTCCAGCACCGCCCGCATGGAGCGGTGGCGTCGCGTCTCGGGGTCGATATCGGCCTCCAGGTGCACCTGCCGAGTCTGCCGCAGCCGCTCTGGCCCTTCCACCACCACAGCATAGGCAGTGGTGGTGCCATCGGGGCGGCCGGTGACGTTGACCATGAAGCCAAAGCTGGGGCTGAAGGAGCAGGTGAGCCAGCGGTACCAGGGAATGGCCTGCCAGTAGCGGGGGCCCCAGGAGTGGTCGCGCAGGCCGAGGGCATCCAGCCGGTAGTTATGACCGTCCACCCTCAGGGCACCTCGCACCTGCATATGCTGTTCGAAGTGGGCGCGGGCAAAGGAGCGCTCGGGATCGGCCTCGGGCTGTTCTCCCTGGGTGGTGCCGTACACGGGGCCTATGGCCACGTGCTCGAGCTCCAGCTCCACCTCCCGCCAGGGGTTATGACGGAAGGCCTGGCCGGGGTCCACCAGGGCCATGGGGTCCGTCAGGTGCACGGCATGGCCCCTGTAGGTGGTGCGGTGACGGACGAAAGGCTCCAGCACCTGGAAGGACATGCCGCCGGCGTCAAAGGCCTCATTGCTGCTGATCTCGGGCCGCTTGAAGTTGAAGAGGACGCTGCCGTCGGGCAGATACAGGCAAAGGGTCACCTCGGCGTAGCCCTCGTTGACCCGGTTGCCGATGCGCATGAAGCCGCCCAGACGCTGGGAGTTGTCGAAGAAGTTGTAGTAGGCCGACTCGTTGAAGTTGGGCTCCGGGCCGGGGGCATGGGTGTAGTCGTCCTGGGGCCGCAGGTCTCCCACCACGCTCACCATGCTGGCACCTCCGCAAGCAACCTGTGGTGGCATTTTAGCCCCCGGGGCCTCCCCCCACAAGGGCAACAACGGCGGCGGGAGAGCTAGGCCCGCAGGCGCTGACGAACGGCCCGCAGCTCCTCCAGCAGCTCGGACAGGGGGACGTCCTCCACCTCAGCGGCCAGGGTCCGCTCCCGCACCTGGCTGGCCACCTTCTGGAAGATAGCCATCAGGTCGCTGTCCAGGGGAGATTCCTCCTGCCCGCCCTCGCCATCGGTTCCCGCCTGAGAAGCCTGGGCAAAAGCGGAGGCGGCAGCCTCCCCAGACTCCTCTTCGCCTTCCGCGGTGCCTAAGGATGGCCACTGCTCCAGGACGTCGGATGGGCCATCGCCGTTGGCCGGAACCTGGAGGGAAGGAGCAGCCGCGGCCTCCGGTCCGGGCTGGGCCTCGGGCTGCTGAGCGGGGTCCTGGGACTGCTCTTCGTCTTCGTGCTGGCTTCGCGCCTTTCCCGTCCTTTTGCCGTCCGCCTGCGGCTTCTCCCTGTGCATCTCTCCCTCCTGTTTCTGCTTCAGCCTTTGGCCCAGGGACGTCACTTCATGTCGCAAGGCCGAGGCCAGCGTCTCCAGCGCTTGGATGCCGCGATGTGCTCCCTGCCAGGTGAGGCCGGCCGCCCGCAGGCCGCCGGAGGCCGGAGCGACCACGTCCATGGCCAGGCGATAGAGCCAGACCAAGGCTCCTGCCAGCACCAGCAGGGAGAAGGTCCGGCCAGCCCAGCCGTTCATCAGGCGGTGACCGTAGCCCAGCAGCGGGACGGTGCTCCGCACCACCAGCACCTCGCCCGACACCGCAACGGGGGTGGGTAGAGGCTTCCCGTCCTCCCCGGCCAGGATCAGCGTCTGGCGGCTGCCGCTGCGCTGCAGCCCCAACACGTGGTAAATGTCGGTAGAGCCGCTTTCGTCGGTGAACAGGACTTCATCCCCCGGCAGGGCCTGGGAGACGGGCTCGGCCAGCACCAGGCGCTGCCCCAGGGCCTCTGTCCGCAGACCGAGGGCACGAGGCAGGCCCGCCGCCACAGCGCCCACGACCACCAGGGCAGTGATGGCCGCCAAGACCACCCTGGTTGCCTTGATGGCCAAGGGCATGGAGACCAGAACGGAGACCGGCATCATCGCCTGCCTCATGGCGTCGGCAACCCCAGGGCGAAGAGTAGCTGGCCCAGGAGGGGCATGATGACCAGGGCCAGCCCGGTGGCGGCCAGGTTCAAGGAGGTGAAGAGGGCCAGCTTGAGCTTGCTTCCGCCTGCTGCCGCCTGACTGGTCCAGGTGTTGATGACGGTGAGGCCCACGGCCACGATGACGGCCGTCGTCTGCAGCAGCTTGGCATCCATCTCCTGAAAGGCCAGACCGGTGGGGATGCCCAGGTCCTGGGGACGGATGCCCGTCGGGACATCGCTGGTGAGGGTGGCCTGGGCACGCACCAGCTGGGCGTTAAAGCGGGCCACCACCTCGTTCACGAAAAGCAGCAGGGCCACCAGCACGCCGTGCAGCGGCACGATCATGAAGTGGAAGGTGGAGGCCACCAATCTGCGTTTGGAGCGGAGAAGGTAGGTCTGCAGGCCCAGGTCGGCGGCCAGGCTGCCGGCACGGGCCGGGTCGCCCCCCAGTCGCACGGCATCCCAGAAGGCACCCACCACCCTCTTCACCAGGTCGCTGCTGGTCTCGGCCACGAAGCGCGCCCAGGCCCGACCCGTCTCCACCCCTGCCTCCAGGCGCTGCAACAGCCGCTTGAGTTCCGGCTCCAGGGAGCCGATGGAGCGACGGTCCACGTGCTTCAGGCTGTCGGTGACGGTGGTGCCGCGGGCGGCCGTCACGCTGCCTAGGGAGCGCACGAAGTCGGCGATGTCACGGTCGCGATCGTTGACCTTCCGCTCCTCCAGGAAGGTGTAGAGGCCAGGGGGCGCCAGCATGATGGCCGCCGCCGTTATGGCCATGCCGAAGTGCTGGGTGACCACGTAGACCGCGATGCCACCTATCACCGCTGCCGGCAGGAAGACCGTGGCCATGGACCTGAGCAGCTTCTGGGAGTGGGTGGCATCGGACAGCTTCTGCAGCATCGGGTCGGCGGGGGCCACCCGCCAGATGAGCCACGCGCCCAGCAGCCCCACCACCAGGACTATCATTTCGGTGGCCACCAGGAAGAAGTTGCCCAGGTGGTAGATCATGTTGGAGACCACCGCCACCAGCACTATCATGATGGCCGCTGCCTCCAGGGCTACAAAGGCGTCGGTCCACTTGCGCAGCGACTCCAGGTCGCGCTCGTATTCGTTGACGTAGTCATCGGTTATGACCCGAAGCTCCCGGTGCAGGAAGGCCGCCTCGGGCTCGCCCGAGGCCAGGGAGTTGCCGAAGCGCAGCAGGATGGCACGTATGGTCTCCTCGCTGGCCCGACTGGAGATGCGGTGACAGGCGTGGGCGAAATCGTAGGAAAGGCCCCGCACCAGCGCCAGCACCTGGCCGAAAAAGGGCGACGCACGGTAACCCAGGGAAGCCGCAATCTGGAAGAGCTGGTCGCGGGTGACGTTGGCC is a window of Dehalococcoidia bacterium DNA encoding:
- a CDS encoding acyl-CoA dehydrogenase family protein, whose product is MDFRFTPEEEAFRQEVREFIEKEFPRDLRGTMPEAGRYGEQPEPLREWRRKLAARGWVAPAWPKEYGGAGMTVMQQFIYNLEMARARVPPVGGLGVSVVGPTLIIYGNEEQKKTYLPKILSGEHIWCQGFSEPNAGSDLASLQTSAVRDGDEYVINGHKIWTSAAHMAHYMLLLCRTDPNAPKHKGISYIIVPMKDEKGNPYPGVTVKPLINMAGQYGFNQVFFDNVRVPVKNLVGEENRGWYMAVTTLDIERSNIGAAVGHQQTIEDLIEFVREQRGQGPERLSQMPSLRYELADRWVEAEVALLLSYRVVTMQNRGLIPNYEASATKLYSSELSQRIANTGMKVLGLYGQLAPRSKWAPLRGRIEAAYLTSVASTIAGGTSEIQRNVIAGRGLGLPRD
- a CDS encoding LLM class F420-dependent oxidoreductase produces the protein MQIFAGQVRFGIHAGPQNTTYDDYLALWRKAEELGYDWASVFDHFLPIQADPSGPCLEGLSLLSALAAQTSRIRCGILVVGNTYRHPAVVANMAATIDHVSRGRLELGMGAAWFELEHRQYGIPFPSTGRRIRMLGEAVKIIKSLWTQERTTFQGRYYTLTDAFCQPKPVQQPHIPLWVGGQGERLTLRVVAESADGWNTFLMPLEAYRHKLAVLAEHCREVGRDPEDIRKSLVFSAILRPSEAEARERAQRLASAMGTTLEALQGRFIIGTPEQCIERLLPYVHLGVGDFLLGARAPADLPTLELVAREVAPAVKAEGSRILASRG
- a CDS encoding CoA transferase translates to MAGPLEGIKVVELAFWVAGPSCAAILADWGAEVIKLEPPNGDPFRGLFASALGLPAPVNPPFEQDNRGKRSLALDLGHEQGRRIAYRLLERADVFVTNLRPRALADLGLSYEELSALNPRLVYCHISGYGTDHEERDRAAYDVGAFWSRGAVAAMLMSSDGPPPQQRGGMGDHMAGQSAAGAVAAALFHRERTGRGQKVSVSLMRIGAYMMSWDIALASRLGAEVKPYDRFHHPNPLINCYRAGDGRWFWLLLLQADRHWPDLCRAIGRPDLMEDPRFANIEARRLNAPELVEELDRIFAQRTLAEWGEVFDREDVWWAPVQDVNDLVKDPMADKAGVFVPVPTGDGQQLRLVASPADFHGTPWQVTRPVPELGQHTEEVLLELGYDWEQIVALKEAGVIP
- a CDS encoding nuclear transport factor 2 family protein — protein: MGAREEIERLIYEYASRLDAGDLHGVGALFAQGEIVSGDNVARGAEEVEALYRQWVRIYPDGTPRTKHLTANVVVEVDEARGTASARSVFVVFQQTDSLPLQPIIAGRYEDEFARRGDEWCFRRRRIISELFGDLSQHLLNPFQG
- a CDS encoding enoyl-CoA hydratase-related protein gives rise to the protein MSDDILLEVDDGVAVVTINRPQRLNSVTRTAAHQLAQTLWGLRDRDDVKAVVLTGAGKAFCAGLDLSSEDASSPELRVEGRPRYVVRSPLWGFGDVTRAIVGVDKPVIAAIAGPAVGAGLAFALAADRRIADSTARLSAIFVRRGLAPDCGLSYFLPRIVGLPKALWMVTTGVLLGAQEALAMGLVDEVVEEGRALEAALRYARQFARGASVAVELARRAIYKSLSSNLEEMLLYEEFAGMTAAQTEDAREGLAAFLEKREPNFRGH
- a CDS encoding DUF6285 domain-containing protein: MQDRPTVQELLAQVERFLQEEAAPRLEGSLRFHALVAANALRIVQRELQLAEGQIQAQWQALDDLLGPEPMPPGEQARREALQRRVAEVCRRIREGDADQEGPFRRRLLSYLELLTRHKLEVNDPGWLERPRA
- a CDS encoding endo-1,4-beta-xylanase — translated: MGRIALGLALVSTALLSGAPPSSEAAADSPYGAVLVMGVADLRDPTPSLRAMELAARAGIVWIRMGFPWSWVEGTPGRFNWATHDVLVAKARSLGLEVMGSLGYTAVWASSAPPEVTRAVDRERYPPRDYEAWGRYVYQTVSRYRGQVRYWEVWNEPDLGGEGPFGFWRASEAEFARLLAVAYQNVKRADPQARVVIGGLSLGGSPGVLNEDFFPRILRDPTYPAARYFDIAAFHQYGSRDTARQRFLYVRGELEKVGAGDKPIWVTEVGATSESRPQDPPQYRGPEGQARYVRDMLPYLLQLGAQKVFWFSLTDAQLSGGNFISHGLLDSQLAPKPAYYAYRELTGAASSDGGGLRPQPTPIVAPAQPVATPPAAPVEAAPEPVTDGTVAVDETAAGGGEPPPSPATERSRGFPWPAAITGAGAALVAGGLAAAWRLRRRSG
- a CDS encoding type II secretion system F family protein gives rise to the protein MISIRSWPRRVGKASSRAEGAARSQALPNSRSLLFNASAYRYDLVSLFTHLAAVATANVTRDQLFQIAASLGYRASPFFGQVLALVRGLSYDFAHACHRISSRASEETIRAILLRFGNSLASGEPEAAFLHRELRVITDDYVNEYERDLESLRKWTDAFVALEAAAIMIVLVAVVSNMIYHLGNFFLVATEMIVLVVGLLGAWLIWRVAPADPMLQKLSDATHSQKLLRSMATVFLPAAVIGGIAVYVVTQHFGMAITAAAIMLAPPGLYTFLEERKVNDRDRDIADFVRSLGSVTAARGTTVTDSLKHVDRRSIGSLEPELKRLLQRLEAGVETGRAWARFVAETSSDLVKRVVGAFWDAVRLGGDPARAGSLAADLGLQTYLLRSKRRLVASTFHFMIVPLHGVLVALLLFVNEVVARFNAQLVRAQATLTSDVPTGIRPQDLGIPTGLAFQEMDAKLLQTTAVIVAVGLTVINTWTSQAAAGGSKLKLALFTSLNLAATGLALVIMPLLGQLLFALGLPTP